Proteins encoded in a region of the Sugiyamaella lignohabitans strain CBS 10342 chromosome B, complete sequence genome:
- the ZPR1 gene encoding Zpr1p (Essential protein with two zinc fingers; present in the nucleus of growing cells but relocates to the cytoplasm in starved cells via a process mediated by Cpr1p; binds to translation elongation factor eEF-1 (Tef1p); relative distribution to the nucleus increases upon DNA replication stress; GO_component: GO:0005737 - cytoplasm [Evidence IEA,IEA]; GO_component: GO:0005737 - cytoplasm [Evidence IDA] [PMID 22842922]; GO_component: GO:0005737 - cytoplasm [Evidence IDA] [PMID 9852145]; GO_component: GO:0005634 - nucleus [Evidence IEA,IEA]; GO_component: GO:0005634 - nucleus [Evidence IDA] [PMID 22842922]; GO_component: GO:0005634 - nucleus [Evidence IDA] [PMID 9852145]; GO_function: GO:0046872 - metal ion binding [Evidence IEA]; GO_function: GO:0005515 - protein binding [Evidence IPI] [PMID 17704259]; GO_function: GO:0008270 - zinc ion binding [Evidence IEA]; GO_process: GO:0009267 - cellular response to starvation [Evidence IMP] [PMID 12242280]; GO_process: GO:0007346 - regulation of mitotic cell cycle [Evidence IMP] [PMID 9852145]): protein MSDAPEKHIATSPKEDEVVNKKLKVDEQPENLFTTVGEAAQEVDNMSDEPEVIGSESLRNTGAADAEGHPVQEIDSLCMNCHENGVTKLLLTKIPYFREVIVMSFECGHCGFKNSEIQPASAIAEKGAKYILQVTEKADLNRQVVKSESCTCTFAELDVEIPPKRGQLTTVEGLLSQIHFDLSSDQPARKEIDPENYAKIQAFLDKVQSAINGEILPLTVTVDDPAGNSWIEFNPGEPAHKWSHVEYFRTIQQTKDLGMAVPDSVQAEADAKDAAKSAALAAAADKHRNPSAAKTIQEEETEIENFSNEVQVFEATCPACHSDCPTHMKVVDIPHFKEVIIMSTVCEHCGYKSNEVKTGGAVPEKGRRIALRIDDADDLARDILKSETCGLVIPELDLDLTPGTLGGRFTTVEGLLRQVHEELETRVFTETSDSMDTTTLNRWKNFLARLMAAINGEIKFTIVMEDPLAASYIQNVYAPDPDPNMEIEDYERTHDQNEDLGLNDMAA, encoded by the coding sequence atgtcTGACGCCCCAGAAAAACACATAGCCACTTCGCCTAAAGAAGATGAGGTtgttaataaaaaattaaagGTTGATGAGCAACCGGAAAACCTGTTCACAACGGTTGGTGAAGCAGCTCAAGAGGTCGATAATATGAGTGATGAACCAGAGGTTATTGGATCTGAGTCGCTACGAAATACAGGTGCTGCCGATGCCGAGGGCCACCCTGTCCAAGAAATTGACAGTTTGTGTATGAATTGTCATGAGAACGGTGTTACCAAGCTTCTTCTTACTAAGATTCCATATTTCAGAGAGGTTATTGTCATGTCGTTTGAGTGTGGCCACTGTGGTTTCAAGAATTCAGAGATCCAACCTGCTTctgctattgctgaaaAGGGTGCCAAGTACATTCTTCAAGTGACTGAGAAGGCTGATTTAAATCGTCAAGTTGTCAAGTCTGAGAGCTGTACCTGTACATTCGCTGAGTTGGACGTTGAGATCCCTCCTAAGCGTGGCCAATTGACTACTGTCGAGGGTCTTCTTAGTCAAATTCATTTTGATCTTTCATCTGATCAACCTGCTCGTAAGGAAATTGATCCTGAAAACTATGCTAAGATCCAAGCTTTCCTCGACAAGGTCCAGTCTGCTATTAATGGCGAGATCTTGCCATTGACCGTGACTGTAGATGATCCCGCAGGAAATTCGTGGATCGAGTTCAACCCCGGTGAGCCTGCTCATAAGTGGTCTCACGTCGAGTATTTCCGTACTATTCAGCAAACTAAGGATCTTGGTATGGCAGTTCCTGATTCTGTTCaagctgaagctgatgctAAGGATGCTGCTAAATCAGCTGCTcttgccgctgctgctgacaaACATAGAAATccttctgctgccaagacTATCCAAGAAGAGGAAACTGAGATTGAGAACTTTTCCAACGAGGTGCAAGTGTTCGAAGCCACCTGTCCTGCTTGTCACTCGGACTGCCCCACTCATATGAAGGTGGTTGATATTCCTCATTTCAAGGAGGTTATCATCATGAGTACGGTATGCGAGCACTGTGGATACAAGTCAAATGAGGTCAAGACTGGAGGTGCTGTTCCTGAAAAGGGTCGTAGAATTGCTCTTAGAATCGACGATGCCGATGATTTGGCTAGAGACATTTTGAAATCCGAGACATGTGGATTGGTTATTCCCGAGCTCGATTTAGATTTGACCCCCGGTACTCTTGGTGGAAGATTCACTACTGTTGAAGGTTTGTTGAGACAAGTCCACGAGGAGCTAGAGACCAGAGTGTTCACTGAGACCTCGGACTCTATGGACACTACTACCCTCAATAGATGGAAAAACTTCTTGGCCCGTCTCATGGCCGCTATTAATGGAGAAATCAAGTTCACAATTGTCATGGAAGATCCTCTAGCGGCGTCGTACATCCAAAATGTCTATGCTCCTGACCCCGACCCCAACATGGAAATCGAGGACTACGAGAGAACCCATGATCAAAACGAAGATCTCGGTCTCAACGACATGGCTGCCTAA
- the MGA2 gene encoding Mga2p (ER membrane protein involved in regulation of OLE1 transcription; inactive ER form dimerizes and one subunit is then activated by ubiquitin/proteasome-dependent processing followed by nuclear targeting; MGA2 has a paralog, SPT23, that arose from the whole genome duplication; GO_component: GO:0030176 - integral component of endoplasmic reticulum membrane [Evidence IDA,ISM] [PMID 11007476]; GO_component: GO:0016021 - integral component of membrane [Evidence IEA]; GO_component: GO:0016020 - membrane [Evidence IEA,IEA]; GO_component: GO:0005634 - nucleus [Evidence IDA] [PMID 19061897]; GO_function: GO:0003674 - molecular_function [Evidence ND]; GO_process: GO:0070417 - cellular response to cold [Evidence IMP] [PMID 11855848]; GO_process: GO:0030466 - chromatin silencing at silent mating-type cassette [Evidence IGI] [PMID 11063674]; GO_process: GO:0048255 - mRNA stabilization [Evidence IMP] [PMID 15220333]; GO_process: GO:0045944 - positive regulation of transcription from RNA polymerase II promoter [Evidence IMP] [PMID 11557770]; GO_process: GO:0061399 - positive regulation of transcription from RNA polymerase II promoter in response to cobalt ion [Evidence IMP] [PMID 11509659]; GO_process: GO:0061419 - positive regulation of transcription from RNA polymerase II promoter in response to hypoxia [Evidence IMP] [PMID 11509659]; GO_process: GO:0036083 - positive regulation of unsaturated fatty acid biosynthetic process by positive regulation of transcription from RNA polymerase II promoter [Evidence IGI] [PMID 9927444]), with amino-acid sequence MITDDHKTGSNMATSAGETSSSGFADEGPRAKKRKANDDDSETEARDSGSRDREKSQGHLRQKSQGMNAATGGLGGAGVAGAGAGAISTASASGNHQQRQEMIIDSVPFVTGSTAPSKSSSLANSHNSSYQDVRTPLYAGSGLVAINSGGTVTANTSRAHSPITASTSAFSSRAATPGSSDATASFDRASLHDGQVIPPGSSWMNFNRNDMDTQMPVIERVIPGQGSIRGGIEVTILGTGFVNGLVVRFGDNKSPSTQCWNSTTLITHLPPAQTEGPVNVTFDGWIGGAENKLFRYFDDTDRQLIELALQVVGLKMNGKLEDAREIAKRIIGSGVGISNELREQLSGGNESGGGSSNHSAGFLTLRGEKLQQMLISCLDFVKTIDDCSKFATNWDVCNSEEQTMLHLASSRGYTRLCSALIEAGAALDYGDSNMYTALHFAVFHGREDIVRLLLNEGADPCIRTNDGSTVLDLASRELRDVLIDEYIDSEWDMSSHEGSVSDENSFEEDDELTDVSEDEVSGRDLSEQESELDIEWDDDYMRPGIYGSAPVSSRRSSRISSRRPSISESNDVASVRGENSPRGLAHYWADLRDNARNGFLRRRHADEEPQHGQHQQHRHSHQQQQAAAAAAFWNFFVPERLMSHVHTPTEDNVPPPSYEEIFPEGATSSESYQRAAFDGDKQVESTTDEAAEHIELGSLPDTETIDDTVEFPTSAEEEEDRVLQAWREKQRGLRNDKMFFFFWLPLFIFMLVWLSLKAITFIDKTDFTYIKHQTKSIVQLGTNRYLLALQGQQQRQPEGLLPQQV; translated from the coding sequence ATGATCACAGACGACCACAAGACCGGGTCGAATATGGCCACATCTGCTGGGGAgaccagtagcagcggGTTTGCTGACGAGGGACCAAGGGCTAAAAAGCGAAAAGccaatgatgatgatagcGAGACAGAAGCTCGTGATAGTGGATCGCGTGATAGAGAGAAGTCCCAGGGTCATTTGCGCCAAAAGTCACAAGGCAtgaatgctgctactggtggaCTGGGAGGAGCAGGTGTAGCAGGCGCTGGCGCTGGTGCTATATCTACTGCTTCGGCCAGTGGGAACCATCAACAGCGTCAAGAAATGATTATTGACTCTGTTCCGTTTGTAACCGGTAGTACAGCCCCAAGTAAAAGCAGTAGCCTGGCTAATAGCCATAACAGCAGTTATCAGGACGTCCGCACGCCTCTTTATGCGGGAAGTGGGCTCGTGGCAATCAACAGTGGTGGAACTGTAACGGCAAATACGAGTAGGGCTCATTCACCAATAACCGCGTCTACCTCGGCATTCAGCAGTAGGGCAGCTACACCAGGGTCAAGTGATGCAACAGCTAGCTTTGACAGGGCCAGTTTGCACGATGGTCAAGTGATTCCTCCTGGATCAAGCTGGATGAATTTCAACCGCAACGATATGGATACTCAGATGCCGGTCATCGAAAGGGTAATTCCTGGTCAAGGATCCATTCGTGGTGGTATTGAGGTGACTATTCTGGGTACTGGGTTTGTCAATGGCTTAGTGGTTCGGTTTGGTGATAATAAGTCGCCTTCTACTCAATGCTGGAACAGCACAACTCTGATTACACATTTGCCTCCAGCCCAAACTGAAGGTCCTGTCAATGTGACATTTGATGGCTGGATTGGTGGTGCCGAGAACAAGCTGTTTAGGTATTTTGATGATACCGATCGTCAACTGATTGAGTTGGCTCTCCAGGTGGTGGGATTAAAAATGAATGGTAAACTAGAGGATGCTAGAGAAATCGCAAAGAGGATTATCGGCAGTGGAGTTGGAATTTCAAATGAACTTCGTGAACAACTTTCTGGTGGTAATGAGAGTGGAGGAGGAAGTAGCAATCATTCGGCTGGTTTCTTGACTCTGAGAGGAGAAAAACTCCAACAAATGCTTATTTCGTGCTTGGACTTTGTTAAAACCATTGACGATTGTTCCAAGTTTGCTACAAATTGGGATGTTTGTAATAGCGAGGAGCAGACAATGCTTCACTTGGCGAGTAGCAGAGGATATACAAGACTTTGTTCAGCTCTGATTGAAGCAGGTGCTGCGCTCGACTATGGTGATAGCAATATGTATACTGCTTTGCATTTTGCGGTGTTCCATGGCAGGGAAGATATAGTTAGATTGTTGCTTAACGAAGGAGCTGACCCCTGTATTCGCACAAATGACGGTTCTACAGTGTTGGATTTGGCTAGTAGAGAGCTTCGAGACGTTTTGATTGACGAGTACATTGACAGTGAATGGGATATGTCATCTCATGAAGGAAGTGTTTCTGATGAAAATTCgtttgaagaggatgatgagTTAACTGACGTGTCTGAAGATGAGGTGTCTGGCAGAGATCTTTCTGAGCAGGAATCTGAGCTGGACATTGAATGGGACGATGATTATATGAGACCTGGTATTTATGGTAGTGCCCCAGTATCATCACGGAGGTCGTCACGGATTTCATCTCGCCGTCCAAGTATCAGCGAAAGTAATGATGTCGCATCTGTTAGGGGCGAAAACTCGCCTAGGGGTCTTGCTCATTACTGGGCAGACCTACGAGATAACGCAAGAAACGGATTCCTTCGCCGTCGACACGCTGATGAAGAGCCACAGCATggtcaacatcaacaacacaGACATAgccaccaacagcaacaagcagctgcagcagcagctttttgGAACTTTTTTGTTCCCGAAAGACTAATGTCTCACGTTCATACCCCCACTGAAGACAATGTACCACCACCAAGTTATGAGGAGATCTTCCCCGAGGGCGCAACATCGTCAGAAAGCTACCAACGGGCGGCATTTGACGGTGACAAACAAGTTGAGTCGACGACtgacgaagctgctgaacACATTGAGTTGGGTTCTTTGCCTGATACTGAGACTATCGATGACACTGTAGAATTCCCAACATctgccgaagaagaagaggatcGTGTTCTCCAGGCATGGAGAGAAAAGCAACGTGGGCTCCGTAACGATAAGatgtttttcttcttctggctgcCTCTGTTCATCTTCATGTTGGTGTGGCTGTCTCTCAAAGCGATTACGTTTATTGATAAGACAGATTTCACGTACATCAAGCATCAGACAAAGTCAATTGTGCAACTGGGCACAAATAGGTATTTATTAGCTCTCCAAGGCCAACAGCAACGACAACCGGAAGGGCTCCTCCCTCAACAAGTTTAA
- the MGA2 gene encoding Mga2p (ER membrane protein involved in regulation of OLE1 transcription; inactive ER form dimerizes and one subunit is then activated by ubiquitin/proteasome-dependent processing followed by nuclear targeting; MGA2 has a paralog, SPT23, that arose from the whole genome duplication; GO_component: GO:0030176 - integral component of endoplasmic reticulum membrane [Evidence IDA,ISM] [PMID 11007476]; GO_component: GO:0016021 - integral component of membrane [Evidence IEA]; GO_component: GO:0016020 - membrane [Evidence IEA,IEA]; GO_component: GO:0005634 - nucleus [Evidence IDA] [PMID 19061897]; GO_function: GO:0003674 - molecular_function [Evidence ND]; GO_process: GO:0070417 - cellular response to cold [Evidence IMP] [PMID 11855848]; GO_process: GO:0030466 - chromatin silencing at silent mating-type cassette [Evidence IGI] [PMID 11063674]; GO_process: GO:0048255 - mRNA stabilization [Evidence IMP] [PMID 15220333]; GO_process: GO:0045944 - positive regulation of transcription from RNA polymerase II promoter [Evidence IMP] [PMID 11557770]; GO_process: GO:0061399 - positive regulation of transcription from RNA polymerase II promoter in response to cobalt ion [Evidence IMP] [PMID 11509659]; GO_process: GO:0061419 - positive regulation of transcription from RNA polymerase II promoter in response to hypoxia [Evidence IMP] [PMID 11509659]; GO_process: GO:0036083 - positive regulation of unsaturated fatty acid biosynthetic process by positive regulation of transcription from RNA polymerase II promoter [Evidence IGI] [PMID 9927444]) — MADIHTDPSGSSKRFSGMRSLAKSFSTSLRGQQGRPQSQVDAKGQAHSDNVPNTTISAQSQAPPQAQSLMQAQAFANAQLQAQAQVQNHAQQQGIMDSKDFLDGTITPSNQSNSTSNSSRNSLSGQSSSSRYYNKSLIHQQIVDNEALAEANVKLEQFSPLGNNNTYGLSSLPTPPPTNLGGYETSSGSKHNSTSMPGSASTSSGLPSDSILGTSLSTMSTDSLSNDPSSFDISEHIRMELFDDDGFTHPSESSLYTSPQDASGTSPSSSGDSPHSHNGEDEYKKVWIAPGSMELDTTTSPFLASSVTGQVDESRLDGILMPSTDILPKQEVYVPPQQLNNVGDPEYNDRTKGDVDDSRNGNGIVNSTSSSTLTNKLLESQVPTRPESGSERESQSPFSMSTSLSSSPYSDGKSSSSGHSIANTANTSIMSTSDENDVASNSDKLSTEDSQSYPPPNYFPDFNPEDWNDVSNLKYKLQVSELPAKSRVETQIKLVMNFYPPPPQSALHIASDTISKPKLQLKDPFVPSPDTLHLETIVVCHSNVHHYANMCNGCIRRERKRASRKKVRLPVEEAHWCEDTEKRGIVFNCKEVVDFGALDDIEVDGRTVTARQIELPMRLACYCRHHSEKVGFR; from the coding sequence ATGGCTGATATTCACACAGATCCTTCGGGGTCTTCAAAACGATTTTCTGGTATGAGATCCCTAGCGAAGAGTTTTTCAACGTCGCTTCGTGGACAACAAGGTAGACCTCAGAGCCAAGTTGACGCTAAAGGACAGGCCCATAGCGATAATGTACCGAACACGACGATATCAGCCCAATCTCAGGCCCCACCTCAAGCTCAATCTTTAATGCAAGCCCAGGCATTTGCTAATGCTCAACTTCAAGCACAAGCCCAAGTTCAAAACCACGCTCAGCAACAGGGTATTATGGATTCCAAAGATTTCCTCGACGGAACTATTACCCCTAGTAACCAATCGAACTCAACTTcaaatagcagcagaaacagccTGAGTGGTcaatcgtcatcatctcgTTATTATAACAAATCACTGATACATCAACAAATTGTCGATAACGAGGCTCTAGCAGAAGCCAATGTCAAATTAGAACAGTTTTCTCCTCTGGGAAACAATAATACATATGGACTGTCTTCATTACCGACTCCACCGCCAACTAACCTTGGAGGATACGAGACAAGTAGTGGGTCAAAGCATAACTCAACATCCATGCCAGGTTCagcttcaacttcttcaggACTACCATCAGATTCGATTCTAGGAACTTCATTGTCTACTATGAGCACCGACAGTCTGTCAAACGACCCATCGTCTTTTGATATCTCGGAACATATTCGTATGGAACTATTCGATGACGATGGATTCACACATCCAAGCGAATCATCTCTTTATACAAGCCCTCAAGATGCCTCGGGAACGTCACCCTCGTCTTCAGGCGACTCACCTCATTCTCACAATGGAGAAGATGAGTATAAAAAAGTTTGGATCGCACCTGGATCTATGGAACTCGATACTACTACTTCTCCATTCCTAGCCTCTAGTGTAACTGGCCAAGTCGATGAGTCTAGATTAGATGGAATTCTCATGCCTTCGACTGATATTTTGCCGAAGCAAGAGGTATATGTCCCGCCTCAGCAACTAAACAATGTGGGTGATCCAGAGTATAACGATAGAACCAAgggtgatgttgatgacaGCAGAAATGGCAATGGTATTGTGAACTCGACATCGAGCTCGACTCTAACCAATAAGTTGCTTGAGAGCCAGGTGCCTACAAGACCCGAATCTGGATCGGAAAGAGAAAGCCAGAGTCCATTTTCGATGTCGACGTCACTGTCATCATCGCCGTATTCTGACGGAAAGAGCAGTAGTAGCGGCCACAGCATTGCCAACACTGCCAATACCAGCATTATGAGCACCAGCGATGAAAACGACGTCGCCAGCAACAGCGACAAACTTAGTACGGAAGATTCTCAATCATACCCACCACCAAACTATTTCCCCGATTTCAATCCAGAGGACTGGAATGATGTATCTAACCTGAAGTATAAACTGCAGGTATCAGAACTGCCAGCAAAGTCTCGAGTGGAAACACAGATTAAGCTAGTCATGAATTTCTACCCACCCCCACCACAATCAGCATTACACATAGCATCTGACACAATATCCAAACCCAAATTACAACTAAAGGATCCTTTTGTGCCATCACCCGACACTCTGCATTTAGAGACCATAGTCGTGTGCCACAGCAATGTACACCATTACGCCAACATGTGTAACGGATGCATCCGACGAGAACGCAAACGTGCTTCACGTAAGAAGGTTCGTCTCCCTGTTGAAGAGGCACACTGGTGTGAAGACACAGAAAAGCGAGGAATAGTCTTCAACTGCAAAGAAGTCGTGGACTTTGGTGCACTCGATGACATCGAAGTCGATGGCAGAACTGTCACGGCTCGCCAAATCGAACTTCCCATGCGTTTGGCATGCTACTGCCGCCACCACAGCGAGAAAGTAGGCTTCAGGTAA